From one Anopheles bellator chromosome 1, idAnoBellAS_SP24_06.2, whole genome shotgun sequence genomic stretch:
- the LOC131215715 gene encoding neogenin, which translates to MSHKPGRADVPYALEFTVEPSDVTVPEGNSVLLQCAGRADRKVLQDGKVAPNIRWRGPDGQDIGIVGDTFRSQLTNGSLYISSVENNRGLTGFYHCLLGINGIGTIVSRSARVTIADLPDINQESHEIYLYTGQTAYFKCMSGLLPYTVESRYHTEWLKDDVPLRMDLTRMLLLPSGALEIDEVVPADRGAYQCNVTAGTFSRLSSKSNLNIKSTAGQPQSFAPPAFMIVPQPQTVREGDTVILDCAANGNPKPTIRWLRNGEDIDMNDLDSRFRIMGTGSLQINSIQDTDAGDYQCRAGNTEDSLDASATVQVQVPPKFILAPDDKAAYEKEELELACSIHGKPTPVIQWLKNGDLITPNEYMQIVGGHNLKIFGLIGSDAGMFQCIGTNPAGSVQAAARLEIIEPGGLPKRHKGKKFHPTQSKTKSYEKLPLLQSDPKLSKSVLDSLVSRTKERPNVTRDQFQYNEYTDDDYADDPTGGRHLDNDHADDDDDDDEEDEEDEEDGKIYPLRPDEDPNKLYQTLTGSRSREVGHFSNHKSPHNAVTRKYSKSMLDDGGGDDAAGAAGGSGKLAAAAPLPGPPRGLQAQIVQSRFITLSWIEPAKHPDEVISYSVYYRMHTSDRERKLTTKSRDEQEVNIQSLQPGKTYHFRVVGNSNHGSGASSEPLEVRTLSEENIAGAPQNLRGYAITERDIHLQWDPPAVPNGLIAKYRVYYAETDNGAEMYSDTTTTEVIINELRPYTHYTLYVVPFNQAGMGDPSHELDVKTYSSTPSEPPANVTLETTSSTAITIRWEPPPVEERNGQITGYKIKYRKNKKALQVETTPANVRYYILKDLEKMSAYQVKIAAMTINGTGPFTEWHHSETYENDLDETQVPGQPSWLKTRPGADNITVMWGPPVHQEIKVRSYILGWGKGIPDEDTVQIEENRRHFEITSLEPNSEYVISLRARNAMGDGAPKYDTVRTREDAPIEAPTPLEVPVGLRAIPMSGTSIVVYWTDTTLSKSQHVTDNRHYMVRYNPNGSNRYRYHNTTVLSCMIAELRPNTQYEFAVKVVKGHRQSAWSMSVLNSTQQASPVSPPRDLEVSFDPRNPLTAILRWQSPRYVSGPIAGYHVLYTTDTSKRDRDWNLESTSGDKTHAELPALEPHTTYYFKVQTRHSKGMGPFSAMVSMKTGGEVDSSENLTLQSTMSPELLYVVIGFSVLAVAVLVGVVVLMCRRKPEPTPEHVKKSYQKNNAGIIKPPDLWIHHDQMELKNLDKGNHHATTTPGSVDGGASSSGTMTLPRSSVGGGHDYDSETPITHVTNSLDKRNYLPGYNGTTTPLSSTMERPQYPRTQYSMAARPHITMDQTTLSQQNLLQQPPQLPPANPLGVAQTPENPYTYDSSYSPNVTYAQGMAVDGPKRGQGHPLKSFSVPAPPSSTPVISGQGKHGTPTPAVTIRPQNSSPYKKASLSSGSLTNRLQTGPVVAHSNDEIQRLAPSTSTEELNQEMANLEGLMKDLSAITANEFEC; encoded by the exons cGCTCGAGTTTACGGTGGAACCGTCGGATGTGACCGTGCCGGAAGGGAATTCAGTATTACTGCAGTGTGCGGGCCGTGCCGATCGTAAGGTGCTGCAGGATGGTAAGGTGGCCCCCAACATCCGGTGGCGTGGACCGGACGGCCAGGACATTGGGATCGTCGGCGATACGTTCCGCTCGCAGCTCACCAACGGGTCGCTCTACATTAGCTCAGTCGAAAACAACCGAGGGCTGACCGGATTCTATCACTGTCTGCTGGGCATCAACGGTATTGGCACAATCGTGAGCCGATCGGCCCGTGTCACGATCGCAG ACTTGCCCGACATCAACCAGGAGTCGCACGAGATCTACCTTTACACCGGCCAGACGGCGTACTTCAAGTGTATGTCTGGGCTGCTGCCGTATACCGTCGAGTCACGGTATCACACCGAGTGGCTCAAGGATGACGTACCGCTCCGGATGGACCTGACGCgtatgctgctgctaccgtccGGTGCCCTCGAGATCGACGAAGTGGTCCCGGCGGATCGTGGCGCTTACCAGTGCAACGTAACGGCTGGTACGTTCTCGCGGCTGAGCAGCAAATCGAACCTCAACATCAAATCAACGGCTGGCCAACCGCAAAGCTTTGCCCCGCCCGCCTTCATGATCGTGCCCCAGCCGCAGACGGTCCGCGAAGGGGACACCGTGATCCTCGACTGTGCCGCCAACGGTAACCCGAAGCCAACGATCCGCTGGCTGCGAAACGGGGAAGACATCGACATGAACGATCTCGACTCGCGGTTCCGCATCATGGGCACCGGCTCGCTGCAGATCAACTCCATCCAGGACACGGACGCCGGCGACTACCAGTGCCGGGCGGGCAATACGGAGGACTCGCTCGATGCGTCCGCGACGGTGCAGGTCCAGGTGCCGCCAAAGTTCATCCTCGCCCCGGACGACAAGGCGGCGTACGAGAAGGAAGAGCTGGAGCTGGCCTGCTCTATCCACGGCAAACCGACACCGGTCATCCAGTGGCTGAAGAATGGCGATCTTATAACGCCTAACGAGTACATGCAAATCGTCGGCGG GCACAACCTGAAAATCTTCGGACTCATCGGCTCCGATGCGGGCATGTTCCAGTGTATCGGCACGAACCCGGCCGGAAGCGTGCAGGCTGCGGCCCGGCTCGAGATAATCGAACCAG GGGGTCTACCGAAGCGACACAAGGGCAAAAAGTTTCACCCGACCCAGTCGAAGACGAAATCGTACGAAAAGTTGCCACTGCTGCAGTCCGACCCGAAGCTCTCGAAGTCGGTACTGGACAGCCTGGTGTCGCGGACGAAGGAGCGCCCGAACGTGACCCGGGACCAGTTCCAGTACAACGAGTACACGGACGATGACTATGCCGACGATCCGACCGGGGGCCGCCATCTGGACAATGAccacgccgacgacgacgacgacgatgatgaggaggacgaagaggacgaagaggatGGCAAAATTTATCCTCTCCGGCCGGACGAGGACCCGAACAAGCTGTACCAGACACTGACgggttcccggtcccgggaggTAGGACACTTTTCTAATCACAAGTCTCCCCACAATGCTGTTACGCGGAAATACTCGAAATCGATGTtagacgacggtggcggtgacgatgcggctggtgccgctggtggcaGTGGGAAGCTGGCAGCGGCCGCACCATTGCCAGGGCCACCGCGCGGTCTGCAGGCCCAGATCGTGCAGTCACGCTTCATCACGCTCAGCTGGATCGAACCGGCCAAGCACCCGGACGAAGTCATCTCGTACTCCGTCTACTACCGGATGCACACGAGCGACAG GGAACGTAAGCTAACGACCAAGTCTCGGGACGAGCAGGAAGTCAACATTCAGTCGCTGCAACCGGGCAAAACCTATCACTTCCGGGTGGTGGGCAACAGTAACCACGGATCCGGTGCATCGTCGGAGCCACTCGAGGTGCGCACCCTGTCGGAGGAAAACATTGCCGGGGCACCACAGAACCTACGCGGCTACGCCATCACCGAGCGGGACATTCATCTGCAGTGGGATCCACCGGCCGTACCGAACGGGCTCATCGCCAAGTACCGGGTGTACTACGCCGAAACGGACAACGGAGCGGAAATGTACTCGGACACCACGACAACCGAGGTCATCATCAACGAGTTGCGCCCGTACACACACTACACGCTGTACGTGGTCCCTTTCAACCAGGCCGGTATGGGTGACCCATCGCACGAACTGGACGTGAAGACATACTCGTCCACCCCATCGGAACCGCCGGCAAACGTGACGCTTGAGACGACCAGTTCCACGGCGATCACGATCCGCTGggagccaccgccggtcgagGAGCGTAACGGCCAGATTACGGGCTACAAAATCAAGTACCGAAAGAACAAGAAAGCGCTGCAGGTCGAGACGACGCCGGCCAACGTGCGGTACTACATTCTGAAGGACCTGGAGAAGATGTCCGCGTACCAGGTGAAGATCGCCGCGATGACGAtcaacgggacgggaccgTTCACCGAGTGGCACCACAGCGAGACGTACGAGAACGACCTCGACGAGACGCAGGTCCCCGGGCAGCCATCCTGGTTGAAGA CTCGTCCCGGGGCGGACAACATCACCGTGATGTGGGGCCCACCGGTGCACCAGGAGATTAAGGTGCGCAGCTACATTCTTGGCTGGGGCAAGGGCATTCCCGACGAGGATACGGTACAGATTGAGGAGAACCGACGCCATTTCGAGATCACCAGCCTGGAACCGAACAGTGAGTACGTGATCTCGTTGCGAGCCCGCAACGCGATGGGAGACGGTGCGCCAAAGTATGACACGGTGCGAACCCGGGAAGACGCACCGATCGAAGCTCCGACGCCACTGGAGGTCCCTGTGGGTCTGCGAGCCATTCCTATGTCCGGCACCTCGATCGTGGTCTACTGGACGGACACAACGCTCAGCAAGAGCCAGCACGTGACGGACAATCGCCACTACATGGTACGGTACAATCCGAACGGCTcgaaccggtaccggtaccaCAACACGACCGTGCTCAGCTGTATGATTGCCGAGCTGCGGCCAAACACGCAGTACGAGTTTGCGGTCAAGGTTGTGAAAGGCCACCGGCAGTCGGCGTGGTCCATGTCGGTGCTCAACTCGACCCAACAAGCGTCGCCCGTATCACCGCCACGCGACCTGGAGGTGTCCTTCGATCCACGCAACCCCCTAACGGCCATCCTGCGGTGGCAATCGCCCCGCTACGTCAGTGGCCCGATCGCCGGCTACCACGTACTGTACACGACGGACACCAGCAAACGCGACCGGGACTGGAACCTGGAGTCGACCAGCGGTGACAAGACGCACGCCGAACTGCCGGCCCTCGAACCGCACACGACGTACTACTTTAAGGTGCAGACACGCCACTCGAAGGGGATGGGCCCGTTCTCGGCCATGGTGTCGATGAAAACCGGCGGCGAAGTGGACTCGAGCGAAAACCTTACCCTACAGAGCACGATGTCACCGGAGCTGCTGTACGTCGTGATCGGGTTCTCGGTGCTAGCCGTGGCCGTCCTggtcggggtggtggtgctaatGTGCCGCAGAAAGCCGGAACCGACGCCGGAGCACGTGAAAAAGAGTTATCAGAAGAACAACGCGGGCATCATCAAACCGCCGGATCTGTGGATCCACCACGACCAGATGGAGCTGAAAAATCTGGATAAAGGCAACCATCACGCTACGACCACACCCGGTTCGGTCGATGGTGGGGCGTCGAGCAGTGGGACGATGACGCTGCCGCGATCatcggtcggcggtggccacgactATGACAGCGAAACACCCATCACGCACGTCACGAACTCACTCGACAAGCGAAACTACCTCCCGGGTTACAATG GAACCACAACACCTCTGAGTTCTACGATGGAACGACCGCAGTACCCACGCACCCAGTACAGTATGGCCGCGCGGCCACACATAACGATGGATCAGACGACACTGTCGCAACAGAATCTGCTACAGCAACCGCCTCAACTACCACCGGCGAACCCTCTCGGGGTGGCCCAAACCCCGGAAAACCCGTACACTTACGATAGCAGTTATAG TCCCAACGTTACCTACGCACAAGGTATGGCCGTCGATGGGCCCAAGCGTGGCCAAGGACACCCGCTGAAGAGTTTCAGTGTACCTGCACCACCCTCATCGACTCCGGTTATCAGTGGCCAGGGCAAGCACGGCA CTCCGACACCCGCCGTCACGATACGCCCGCAGAACTCGTCCCCGTACAAGAAGGCGTCCCTGTCATCCGGATCGCTCACCAATCGACTGCAGaccggcccggtggtggcccactCGAACGATGAGATCCAGCGGCTCGCACCGTCCACGTCGACCGAAGAGCTCAACCAGGAGATGGCCAATCTGGAGGGCCTGATGAAGGATCTGAGTGCAATAACGGCCAACGAGTTCGAGTGCTAA